The Spinacia oleracea cultivar Varoflay chromosome 2, BTI_SOV_V1, whole genome shotgun sequence DNA segment TTCAACAAATGTAAGTTATCTTTACCATACTGTCTATCTACTCTTTCTGTTCCTGAATACTTGCAACAGTTTAACTGATACATTTAATAAGACATTAATTTGACCGTAATTATATACAATTACATATtaataaaaacttaaaaaactGATATTTGAAACATACTCCtatatttggaaaaaaaaattgtatattAAGACTAATCCAACAAAATGTTCCACAataaaatttgtcaaaaatgaccttttataacccaaattttgcgagaaatgaccttatataattctttttgtgaaaacacaccttaatgtaaatttttttgtgaaaaaacaccttaatgtaattttttttttgcgaaagacaaccaaatggAAGTTTCCGgtattgactgagctttttcggCTATTGATTTGCACGTGAaaagcacgtgtggctttattttgctaactacacccaattttcctccaaaattttaAGCTTTAAAATCTAAAGTTGAAAAAGAAAATCGAAAAATAAGTGTTCTTAGCCAAACTTAAGCCACACGTGTTGCTCACGTACAAGTCAATGGCGGAAatgctcagtcaatgccgaaaaCTTCCCTtgggttgtctttcgcaaaaaaaaattacattaaggtgtgatttcacaaaaaaaaattatataagataatttctcgcaaaatttgggttataaaatgtcatttttggcaaatttaccttgatttttatatattaataaaaaatctTGGTCATGTTGCAAGTATTTAGAAACGAAGGGGGTAATAAGAGGTGATGTGAGTTTTGAAATgaactacctccgtttcaaaatgatttttacgGTTATTATTTGtataaatattaagacaaaatagaaaaaatgtGTAAATAAGGTAGGTGAATCAAAGGTTTCAAACCCAACAAGAGCATCAACCTATAAACTTGTAAGAAAAATgtgggtgggtgtaagaaaaaaaatgaataaagtaagaaaaaatgagttgaaagtTGTAAATGTAGTGGTATAAAAGGGGTAAGATAATTAATGCCTAAAATAGAATACAATAGTATGTAAAGAATATTATGaaacaaactaaaacaaaaagtaTAAAGATTATTTTAAAACGGAGGTAATATAAATTACGCACGAGTAGTAGTTGCTTACATGTACGTACAAGTtcatgcttttttttttatccttacATGCGTAACTACACAAGCTTATTAAGAACATGTTACTCAAGTATACACTTTAGGTTTAGCTAAGGATAGTTTTGGTGATAATTGCAGGACAAAAGCAAACCCCGTGGCAGAATTCAAAGAGTCTGCACCAGGTAAGTTTATTGTACTATCGtcttgtaattataataaactaTTACTTTCGTTTTATAAAGatttttacagttactatttgcataaatattaagactaaaatgaaaaaattggttaaatataataaaatattgataaaGGGAGATGAATGTGAAAAAAATTGGATGGATGtaagaaaatataataaattaagAGAAAGTGGTGAAAATTGCTAATATTATGGGGTAAGAAGAGTAAATTAGTAAATTTTTAtgtccaaaataaaataaaacaaagtgtTAAAAACATTATTAAACGAAATACAACAGAAAGtgtaaatatcattttgaaaTGGATGTAGTAGTTTTTATCCAGTGCGAATTAAtagtttattaatttaaaaaatcGGTTATATTGTATCCAATAACTATACTTTAATACGACGTACTCATCAAAGTAGTTTTCATTCACCTGTATTGTTGGTTTATTTATAACCAGTTATTTTCCACTTATTACCCCCAACATCACAAGCTCATCAAAGTTTCTTAATTATTCCGTACCATGCAAATTGTAAGCATAAAGATCACTGGGAACTagtaatacatatttttttaatttgtatttatgaGATGTGATTTGACAATAATGCAGTAATAGATGAGAAGAAACCTGCTGAGTTCTTTAACAAATTCGTGGAAAAGGCCAAAAAAACCAAGGAGGAGGTTAAAGAACAACTACACAAATTTGCCAATGAAGGAAGCCAAGCATACAAAGCaataacaacaacatcaaaagaTCACAAGACTGAGCCACCACAACTACAACCTCTAGAAAAGGCTGTCAATGTTATTGACGAATCAAACGCGCCACCGGTGCCGTTGTCTAGCCTAGCTCAAGGGGTGCAAGATGAAGTAGTCGATGCCGCGACCGGGGCGGTGACTCGGGCGAAAACGGTGGAAACCACTAATCAAGGGGGGGAGCAAGAGGAGGAGAAGAAGATAGAGGTGGAGGATAATTGTGTAACCTCTTTGGCACAAGGACTACAAAAGATTTGTGGTCAATGGAGCAACAAAAAAGAAGACtagtattttaattttattttgtgaTGGAATTATGGATATATGTAAATATATCCAATGTTGTATAAttaattggttttttttttttttttttgcgtattTAATTAACTTTGTATTGGTTACAAGGTTGCATGTATGACCTTGATGGTGTGGAGTGATTGCATTCAAGGGAgatttgtgaataccatgataTTAATTGATCTTTTTATTTGTTCCATTTTCATGCATGCAAATGCAATGCAAAGAAGAAATTAACTTCATAatgattatattatttatattgatATGCTTCTCTCCCTTCTCCCCTTCTCTCTCTATGATAGATTTACAACAATTAGGGTTTTTAGGTTGGAAATAGCCTTCAGAAATTTGGCAATTTCCGTCCCTTTAAATTCTCTTCGATTCTGATTTACTTTTTGTGTTTTCATTTCAATAAAACTACACATTTTCAGTGTAGTACGTACCCATATGGTGGGTTTGATTCTAGCTaaattttgtgtgtttagtttagtacaagttgtttctttggtaaagatttGTGAGGATCGAAAATGAGGTCAATTTTTTGACTACAATCAAACGAATCAGATAGAAATCATATTCATCACGGCTATAACAGATTTACAGACGTACCCCCTCATTGAAAAAGGTTGTAAATCACGGCGATATAAAATAGAGAATTTACATAATGTTTGAGAGCAACGGTCATATATATGGTGAAATGAAGATTTTATTTGATAcaattgttatgtatttgttagattcaaATCTTTAAGTAGATTATAACTTTTTATCAATTAATAAATttgattataaaaaataaatatattgtgcatcaatatttaattaattagttgctCCATGTACTGGTTTTATAATATTAGGTCATGTTCTCTTCACCAAATTAATGTTCTCTTCATCAATTATTAATAAGTTGCTACAATATTAGGTGTTGTGTTGGGGCTTTGGAGCCGAAGTCCTGACTCGAACCAAACCCGATTCGATCGTCCATTAAACCGGTAATCTCGACGCCCCAATGGAGCCGATTCAAACCAAGACCTGAAGTAGGAGTGACCCGTAATGACCCGATTCGAAACCTATCTAAACCACTCGTTTGTCAATTCTATTTTAtatttgacttattttgactaCTATCTGAAAAACTTATCTGTTTATGAAACTGATTTTTTAATCAAAATTTCTTGTTTGAAATTATTGAATATATTATGCAATGTGTCTGTACTTTTAGTGGTGAAGTTAAgtgcgttttttttttttttttgacagctaTTACAAACTAAGAGCAACATTAGTCTCCCTTTCTCTTCTGGGTTGCGAGATTGTGGGCCTTAATAACTTGATGTCTGTCTACTTTAATACACACACAATAATCTATATTACCTATTAAACGATGAATCTCCTCAATAATTCTGGCTATGTTTGTAGTTGCTCTTGACGAGTTTTGGATGGCTTGAATCGCTTCTCTACAGTCAGTTTTGATGATGATATTATTTGCAGTGCCTTTTGCTTGTTGAAGACCTTCCAATATAGCATAGCACTCTGCTTGTAACGGGTCATGAGCAAAAATCCTTTAAGCCCCCTTGACTCGCGGAACACAATCCGTCTCCTCCTCCCAGCCAATCGCAGCACTCCATTGATTATTCGATCCCCTTTTTCTAGTCTTCCACGAGGCATCCACAACTATGGAGATGAAGTCCCCTGTCATGCAACGTCCTTTCCTAAAAATAGCAGGTGGTTGTATATGGTGTGAACCAAAATTTGCAGCTTGGGCCATCTTCGAGTCTTGCTGCATCTGCATTGCTTTCTCCCATCTCTGGACATGTGACTGTGCACCATGAAGAACTCCTTCCACATTAGCACTCATGCCTCTGAACAATATCTCATTTCTATGTAGCCATATAGACCACAATGTTGTTGTAAATGTAATCAACCTCCTTGAATCATCTCCATCCTGTCGAACAAATAACATGAAAAAATTCGTGATCCATTGTTGGATTGTGATGTTAGTCGAGTTGCACGCAACAATGCCTAAAGGGCTACTTCTCCAAATTCTTTGTGATATATCGCAAGACCTCAGCAAATGGTCTTGAGTTTCTTGGTAATTGTTGCAAAGAGGACAAAGCTTCGAGGTGATTATCCCTCTCTTCTGAAGGTTCTCCATTGTTGGCAGGATATTTTGCATTATTTTCCATAGGAAGTGTTTCCATATTGGTAATAACTTGCTATGCCACAAAGCCCTCCAAAAATTTGTGTGGCGTAAGGGACCAATTTGAGAGTCATTCATAAGGAACCAGTAGCCAGACTTGAATGAGTACACTCCGCTCTTAGTTTTCGACCAACAGAATTTATCCTCCGTATCCACAGAAGGGATGTGGATGGCTAGGATAGCTTCAGCATCCGTGGCCGAGAAAGATCTCCAAACAATGCCCGCGTTCCATCTCCTATCTGAAGTCATTAAGTTTGAAACCTTTGCATCCGTTTGAAGCCAATCTGCAACAAGCTGTCTCTTGTGTATCACATGATCTGTCACCCAAATGTGTTGGTCGATACTAGTGCGCTTCCCATTCCCGATTTGTACCTTCAGACCCTTCCGCATAGAGTGAGCAGCTCTTACAAGGCTTCTAGCCCCCCACGAGCAGTTGTAAGGTGTTTTATTATCTGCACCTAGTTGAATGGGGTCGGTACCGTACTTGCCATTAAAAACACGACTAACCAACAAGTGGGGCTTAGTATGCATTCTCAATCCCTGGCGAGCAAGAAGCGCTTGATTCAATTTCCCCACATCCTTCATCCCTAGCCCTCCTTCCCATTTATGCGCATAAAGGACCTCCTTCCGCCGCCAATAAACGGGCTTTTTAGAAGCAGAAGAGGCCCACCAGAACTTAGTGAGGGCTGAAGTGATCTTCTTTAAAATATGTGAAGGGCACATATATATAGCCAGTATATGAGAAGCCATCGCCAACATAACAccattaattagaataagcttacCTGGGGCGGAAAGGTGGGAAAACTTCCAGGAAGAGATTTTGCAATTTATCTTTTCTAGTATGCCCATGAATCTGTGCGAAGACCGTCCATTAACGTCCATTGGACACCCTAAGTAGGAGCCCATTTCTGCCGAAACTTGCACGCCTAAAGGTCTTCTCAGCAACCTCTTAAATCTAGGGGGAGTATTAGGGCTGAAAAGAATTGATGATTTATCAAAATTAATCATCTCCCCCGACACCATGCAGAACTCGTCAATGCATTTTCTTACGGCCTTGCAAGAATTCGGGGTTTCTTTGAAGCAAAAGAGGGCGTCGTCCGCAAAAAATAAATGGCTCACTGCCGGAGCATTACGCGCCACTTTTATACCTTGGAGTTCCCCCTCCACTTCTAATCTTTTTATGCCTTGCGAAAGAGTTTCCATGAGCAGGATAAACAGGTAAGGGGAAAGAGGGTCACCCTGGCGGAGCCCTTTTCCTGACACGATTTTCTTTGTTGGTTCCCCGTTTACCAAAACCGAATATGTCACCGTAGAAATACATTGATAAATCCATGTAGCCCATTGATCCGGGAAACCCATCTTTGCGATAATCTTCATGAGGAACCTCCAACTAACCCtatcatatgctttactaagaTCAACCTTTAGGATGCCTTCGAACCTTCCACCCTTTTTTCGACTTTTAACACTATTAACCAACTCATGAGCAATGAAACAATTATCGGCTAACATTCTTCCCGGGACAAAAGCGTTTTGAGTTTCTCCCACCAAGTCTGGtaatattgttttgattctGTTGACCATGCACTTGGAGATGATTTTGTATAGAGAGTTACACAGGCTTATCGGCCTATATTGACCAACACCCTGAGGTCGAGGCTCTTTTGGAATTAGGGCAATGAAAGTGTTATTTGTTTCCCTTAGCATGCGGCCACCATTGAAGAACGCATTGACCCCCTTGCAGATATCATTGCCCACTATCTCCCAATATTTTTGGAAGAAAATGGGCGGTACACCATCGGGCCCTGGGGACTTAAGCGGCTTAGAACTGAAAGCTGCAACCTTTATCTCCTCCTTTAAGAATGGCTTATTGAGCAACTGAATGTGGGCACCAGATAGGCTAGGAAGCCCTTCAAGCCAAACATCTTGCAAATCCGTATGGTCTGTAAGGTCTTCAGAGGTACCTGCGAATAAATTAGAGAAAAAAGAGTGGAATTCATGCTTTATATCACGTCCATCAGTTACCCAGCTTCCTTCCTCATTCTGGATTGCTTTGATTGTATTTCTTCCACTACGGCACTTAACACTCTTGTAAAAGAAAGATGACGATTGATCGCCATACGCATCCCACTTGGACTTTGCTCTTTGCTTCCAATACCACCATTGTTGTTCCGCTTTATCCTTGATAGACTTACTCTTGATGACTGCTTCTCTTGCACTTGCTGAATCATAAATATTAGTTTGGAGAGAAGTGAGTTCGTCTTCGAAGTTGTTCCAAGTGATCCCCGTCTGTTGGCGGTAGTTAAGGCACCATTTCCTTGCCTTGTTGACAATTAGCTCTAGTCTTCTTTGGATAGAAAACAAACTAGAACCTTGATACACCATACCCCATGAAGAGTTTATCAATTCATTAATGTCCTCTTTGAACAGGCACCATGCCTCCAACTTATATGGTGTGTTTTTTCGGTCTTTAACTGGCGCCATATCAATCATGATTGGGCCATGATCCGAAAGGAAGATTGGGAGGTTAGTGACGCAGGCATCGGGAAATTGTAATCTCCAATTAGGGCAACCATAAGCTCTGTCTAATCTTTCAAAAATGGTACCCTCCCCTTCTCTATTATTCGTCCAAGTGTACCGAACTCCCTGGAAAGGCAGTTCAGATAGCCCACATTCTATTCTCCATTCTATAAAATCTGCCATTCCCCTTATGCTTTGCCTCCCTCCAAGCTTTTGGGAGAGGTGATCAACTTGGTTAATGTCCCCCATGAGGAGGGTGTTCCCTTTGTTGTTTAAGAGTAGGTTTTGGATCGTCGACCAAACTTGTGCTCGACCATTGATGTACGGGCAGCCATAAACAAACATGATATAGTAGCTAATATTACTAATCGAAGTGACATTACAGAAGATAACATTTGCATCTACGAAAATGATACTAATATCTACCCGACTAGACCAAGCTAGGAAAAGGCCTCCACAATTTTCATCAGCATCCCAACCCGAAAAACCTATGAAACCCATCTTAGAGAACTTGGGTTCTAAACTAGCTACTGAAGATTTGGATTCCGAAATAAAAACAACATCTACGTTACATTTTGCCGTAATAttagaaaggaaaggaaaaatttGGGATAGAGAATTTTTTGCTTCCCTGCAATTCCAACTAATACATTTCATTTAACAAACCAAGGCAGATTGAGGCCTGCCGCGCCTTTTGGTTTCAAAATATTGATGCTGACTGCCTTCCCTTTCGCCACCTCCTCCTCCGCATCGAAGAAACTTTCCCAAATGTCATCATCCTTTGATAGTCCAAATTTAAGCTTTCCTTTACCTGCATACTCCTTCTGAGACTTCACTTTCTTTAGAACCACTGCAGAGGGGTAGTTGAAAGAGTTTGGGCTTGGATTCTCCTCTGAGCCAGCAACGATTCTTTTGAGGCTAGGTTCTCCCTCTTCACGACCTTGGAGGTCCCTAAGCACTCCTTCTCTCCACTTTTTTCTACGGGGGCCATTGGCGTCGAGGCGCATTCCAGCCCTCTTCTTGTAAATCATTTTCTTAACCTCATGCTCATAGTAATCTGGTTCGATTTCTGAGTAGAAAGACTCATTAGAGTCTGAGTTCGATTCTGAGTCAAGTGCTAACATGCCCAGTTCCATCATAGAATTTAACTCTTGGGATTTAATGGACGAGGGAGCAGTCGCAAATGAGTTAACCAAGACCGGAGAGTCAATCAGGGGAGAGCTAGGGTTTTCGTCATTATTTGAGGTGATGATTGGTGGGAGGTTTGAAGAGGAGTGGTAGGGTTCAATTTCACTGGTTTGAGTGGGTTGGGTGACAATCCCAAGGTTAGGGCTAGAAGTTCGACCTTCCTGGCCCGTTGTGGTGGAGTAGCAAATGTTCGAGATGACAGTAGGACCATTGAATTGTGTGGGTTGAAAGATGGTCAAGGGGATGGACCCGAATTGGAGATTTAAACAGGGAGCAGTTACTTGGTTGATGGGCAAGAACGGGTCAGCAAGGGGATTGAGGGGGACCATCATTCTGTCTTTTTCCGAAAGTAGAACAGTTGCGTTttctgaagaagaagaagacaaaCTTAAAGGACTTTCCATTTTTGTGGGTGGTTGAGAAACTAAGAGTTGGTATTGAGTTGGAAGGAATGGAATAATATTTCTgagatttgattttggattgggACAAGTCAAAGAAATTGGGTATTTATGGAAATTTCGAATCATCTTTGACTGGAGGTTCAGCTGAAATATGGTTGGGGTGTTACCATAAATGGAAGTGGGAGTTGGTTGAACCATATTAATACAAAGCATATAAACCGGGAGTTCAAACAGGTCCAACATAAATTCCTTATCCCCCCCAAATTGAGTTGTCTCCAAGACAGGGACCGAGGAAGAAGAGATTAGATCACATAAATAACTCTTCCTGAAAAGGCTAACTAGGTTAGCTCTAGGCTTTTTTAACAGAACTAATTGCTTACTGACCTTTGAAACACAACCTCCCGTTTCGCAGCAGAAGTTTTGACCAGAAGTGTGACTCTTCGAACCTTGACTCTTTGACTGAAGATGAACTTCAGTAACTGCACTGTCATCCTCCTTTTGGCCGAGGCCCACAAGTAAAGGCCCTTGAGTTGCCGTTTCGAACTGTAGCGGTGGGATATGCAATCTAGCCATCGACGGCAATCCTCTCCGGGATCGGATAGTTTGATCGGTAGTCAAATTTGGCATGGAATGAAGTCTTCGCCGCTGTGGATTATGGCCAGATTCTTCCTGCCCATGAACACGTTTCCTCTTTGGTGGACTTCTTGGGATGGGTCGGATTCCCCGTACTGCTGTTGGGGTGGTAGCACTAGCATTAGATGAGGTATGACGAGGAGGTTGAGATGGTTCATTTCCTTGATGCGGTTCATTATCAGAGCTATCTCCCCCACTTGAGTTGGATGAAGATCCACCCGGCGCCGGTGCCGGATAAATTCGAAGATCTATCGAGGAAGTTCTGTACTTTTCAACatcttccaggcccataattcTCTTTGTGTACAGAGATGAGTTAGAGCTTTCTTCCATGAAGTCACGGTCTCTCCCGCAGGCTCCTCTTACTCTAACTTTGATTTTTGTGAGGCCATCTTCAGGTCGAGTTTTACAGTTTGGGCGACGGTGACCTATTTTCCCACAGTTCTGGCAGAAGTTAAAAACGCCTTCATATCGGAAGTAAACCCATTTGAAGCTGTTTTGATGGTACTCATAGTAGAAACCTGGGATTAGAACTTTCTCGGTTGGAATAACCATCTTTGCTCTGATGAAAGCTTTTGGACCGTCCTGCCTAGACGGCACATCAAACCTGATAAGTCTGCCTATTCGTTCCAGAACCTTATGAGCTACGTGCAAGTTATTTTCAGGTGTAGGCAGCCCCTCCACTCTTACCCACATGTAAGAGTCCCCAAAATCAATATTTGTTGCTGAAGCTCCTTCATGCCATCCTTTGAATACGAAAAGAGCCCCTTTGTAAGAGGCTGAACCTAACGACATTAGGTTATCTCGGTCTTCCAAGTTCGAACAATAGAAGAAGAATAGGGCTTTTGTGTATCCCACTTTTTTGACTGAAATTGGACCATTTGATTTCCACTTATGATATATCCAATCTTGGATTTGTGTTTGAGTAAATTGCCTGTAGTCTAAGCATTTCCCCACCACCGACAGGGAGTAGCGGTTCGCGGTTGGCGATGAGTCATTAGGCGAATGGTTTAGGATTGCTCCCATCCTTGGGGGGGATTGACTAGCTGGGTTTGCCATGATTATTAACAAAATAGGGGTGTTAGAAGATAAACTTTGATGATGAGAAatagaagaaaagaagaaagttGAACTGGCTCTATAAAACTTCTAGAGTGAGAGGCTCTCaacttttagagagagaaaacaaaaaaagatgGAGAAGTTAAGTGCGTTGGATGAGTATTGTCCTACATACAAGAAGGAAGATAAAATCTTTAATACATTAATTATTCTTGGTGTGCAGCTGGTCTGGACCTACAATTTGGGCTTGGCTTAAATGGGTTGGCTATTGCAGATTTGCAGTGCTGATGTATGGGTTGTATATATGCATAATATTTCTCTTTCACTTAatctggtctgatttttctagttttcgATCTGGTTTGGTCTGAATATTTGTTGTAATtgtttttttactttttctGGTCTGATGTGGTCTGAACTGGTCTAGTCTAGTATAACTTTTCTGTTCTAATTTAATAAGTAATAAACATAAAGAGAATATAACAAAGACTTAGAAAATCACTAAAGAGAAATTAAACatacaaagtattaaataatagaaaattttgtcaaaaatgacctttttaaaacacaaaaattgtgagaaagaaccttttaaaaaaaagttgtgaatGAAAGCCCAATTGggtttttttgttgtgaataaggaCCATAAGCAATTTTACGGTGGTCAACGACTGTTTTTCGGCGTTGACCATCACGTGACACgcacgtgtcttaaattttaacaattttttttaaaaagtttccCTCCAATATTTCCTCCCACCCTTTACTTACCCCAACTACCCTAAAAAAAAAAGCTTCTCTCTCCTCGATACTCTCTGCTGCTTCTCCTTCCCTTCATCATTAATGACAATTCATTGCTCCTGCCAGTATTCATTGAACAAGGGTTGTTgaaataacatttaaatcatCTCATCATTGATTAAGGTACAAATTCTCTCTCCCTCTGTCATGTCCTAATCTTTCTCTTAGTCACATTCATCTTGTATagtaaaatcaaaaaaaaaaaaaaaaaaaaaataataataataataataataataataaataaagaaccctaatttcaagaATCCAAAAATTGGAGAAATTTGAGGGGAAAAAATTTGGGCTTTTAGTGTTACCTCGTGCGGAAAGGACCGACGAGCAATTGGGTTGTGCGAATTTGGTTGATTTCAACTGAGGAGAAGAAATTCGTGGTTggaaggaagaagaaaatggCGGAGGAGCAGCAgagcaggagagagaaaatcgttttttttttacatCTGAATAACTTAGTTGGGGTTGGGAGAAAATATTGGAgggaaacttttaaaaaaaaaattgttaaaatttAAGACAAGTGCGTGTCACGTAATGGTCAACGCCGGGAAATAATCGTTAACCACCGGAAAATCGCTTATAGTCCTTATCACAACAAAAAAACTCAATGGGCCTTCTTTCAcaacttttttaatttttaaaaggttctttttcacaatttttgtgttttaaaaggtACTTTCTAATTTTCCTAAATAATATTCCATCTTATTAGATTAAACATTTAAGGGAGGACTTACTCCATCTATTCCATACAAATGTTCCAGTTTTAATACTGGGCAGTCTTAAATACTCAAATTTCACAAATAATAATGCCTTTAGTTTTGTATAAGTGAAATCACGAAAAAGTTGatatcataaaaataaaaattaataatataatacaaatGCAACATGATTTTACATGATAACATCTGTCTTATAATGATTCAATGAAGGAGAAAAAGTACAATCAACTTTCACCACATAAATAgtaggaaattttgtgaaacattACATTAAactttggtggttttgtgaattactaTCTTTTAAAAACTCTTTTTAATTTAACTGCCTTATAAGTTTCGTTTATTTCACTAACACTACTATTTTACGTTTTCCGTTAATGTTTTCCAGCGTGTATTTCTTCTAGTACTTTAAATAGCTTCGttctttgtcattttgttcATTTGACATATTAAATAACAGTTGTAGTAGGGTTCAATGATGTAAAATATTAGcgaaaaacgtcaaatggtagtgttagtcaaacaaaccaaactaataaggtagtaaaatataactttctttttaaaaggtagcaattcacaaaactacCAAACTTTAAGGTATTGTTTCACCAAATTTCCTAAATAGTACACTGAAATATCTATAcctagtgaaatatttaaaaagCGAAACCATAAATGATTATATAACATGTGTCATCCCCTCATTCCCCCCatcaatttgtttttatttttctagtTGTTCCTTCCATTGTTTGCTATATGTTACAATATAACACTTCTTTCACTTCATTTTCCTCATTCAATATCAATTCACCATTtagtttatattttatattcttTCTACCTTCAAAGGTCACCTTTATTTAAAtcactagattagatcccgtgcacccacggattttgatcatttttttcacaaaataactgaatatctcccaaactactgcatatatctcccaaactacttcatagttataacatttttaacatactcgtttaaatttattcatctaatatgcatatttaaaatgctaatatggtaaattgaccaaaatattgagtgatatattttccattattaatatagagATTTGACTTAAATactaccaatttagaataattattattacgtcgtatctattattgccataatttataaacaaaattttattaatagtttataaaaaaggtaggtagagaataaaaataaaataaaacatatacactttttttggaaagtggtttttggaggga contains these protein-coding regions:
- the LOC110797725 gene encoding uncharacterized protein → MGFIGFSGWDADENCGGLFLAWSSRVDISIIFVDANVIFCNVTSISNISYYIMFVYGCPYINGRAQVWSTIQNLLLNNKGNTLLMGDINQVDHLSQKLGGRQSIRGMADFIEWRIECGLSELPFQGVRYTWTNNREGEGTIFERLDRAYGCPNWRLQFPDACVTNLPIFLSDHGPIMIDMAPVKDRKNTPYKLEAWCLFKEDINELINSSWGMVYQGSSLFSIQRRLELIVNKARKWCLNYRQQTGITWNNFEDELTSLQTNIYDSASAREAVIKSKSIKDKAEQQWWYWKQRAKSKWDAYGDQSSSFFYKSVKCRSGRNTIKAIQNEEGSWVTDGRDIKHEFHSFFSNLFAGTSEDLTDHTDLQDVWLEGLPSLSGAHIQLLNKPFLKEEIKVAAFSSKPLKSPGPDGVPPIFFQKYWEIVGNDICKGVNAFFNGGRMLRETNNTFIALIPKEPRPQGVGQYRPISLCNSLYKIISKCMVNRIKTILPDLVGETQNAFVPGRMLADNCFIAHELVNSVKSRKKGGRFEGILKVDLSKAYDRVSWRFLMKIIAKMGFPDQWATWIYQCISTVTYSVLVNGEPTKKIVSGKGLRQGDPLSPYLFILLMETLSQGIKRLEVEGELQGIKVARNAPAVSHLFFADDALFCFKETPNSCKAVRKCIDEFCMVSGEMINFDKSSILFSPNTPPRFKRLLRRPLGVQVSAEMGSYLGCPMDVNGRSSHRFMGILEKINCKISSWKFSHLSAPGKLILINGVMLAMASHILAIYMCPSHILKKITSALTKFWWASSASKKPVYWRRKEVLYAHKWEGGLGMKDVGKLNQALLARQGLRMHTKPHLLVSRVFNGKYGTDPIQLGADNKTPYNCSWGARSLVRAAHSMRKGLKVQIGNGKRTSIDQHIWVTDHVIHKRQLVADWLQTDAKVSNLMTSDRRWNAGIVWRSFSATDAEAILAIHIPSVDTEDKFCWSKTKSGVYSFKSGYWFLMNDSQIGPLRHTNFWRALWHSKLLPIWKHFLWKIMQNILPTMENLQKRGIITSKLCPLCNNYQETQDHLLRSCDISQRIWRSSPLGIVACNSTNITIQQWITNFFMLFVRQDGDDSRRLITFTTTLWSIWLHRNEILFRGMSANVEGVLHGAQSHVQRWEKAMQMQQDSKMAQAANFGSHHIQPPAIFRKGRCMTGDFISIVVDASWKTRKRGSNNQWSAAIGWEEETDCVPRVKGA
- the LOC110797727 gene encoding uncharacterized protein yields the protein MSDLSTGNDDKSVAKSSSFKFFGLNSPARTPSSKKKANPFSKMFSRSKKIDKQNIPDDDAESDPSITSTEHNSGMIEETVTTSLATMLHNVEEAAPKVIEEVVRHVNPENLVQQMTKANPVAEFKESAPVIDEKKPAEFFNKFVEKAKKTKEEVKEQLHKFANEGSQAYKAITTTSKDHKTEPPQLQPLEKAVNVIDESNAPPVPLSSLAQGVQDEVVDAATGAVTRAKTVETTNQGGEQEEEKKIEVEDNCVTSLAQGLQKICGQWSNKKED